A region from the Candidatus Binatus sp. genome encodes:
- the ftsW gene encoding putative lipid II flippase FtsW, with protein sequence MRNAATYIKSWFGRFDAVTYRRPDPWLWLPAAALLLLGLLMVLNTTYFLGIEKKGDGFHFFKLHLAHIAAGLIILMLLSQFSVAGLRRIVMPLFIVSLVMLALLYVPGLGLTKGGARRWLKLGPVVAEPSELVKFALVFFLARFLSKRQERIREFKHGPLAVFLIVGPITLMILKQPDFGSTVMIALILFAMLWAAGARWQHLAAAGSGAIGLLVFQAAAKSYRMKRLTTFLDPWSVARGAGFQLVQSFIALGEGGKWGVGLGAGRQKMFYLPEAHTDFVFAVVGEEFGLVGAAVVIALFLVILFRGMRIAHDEPDPFASLLAVGLTALLSIQALINMSVVIGLIPTKGLPLPFLSYGGTSIIIAMAALGALLALGRRPAVR encoded by the coding sequence ATGCGGAACGCGGCAACGTATATAAAGAGCTGGTTCGGGCGCTTTGACGCGGTAACGTATCGGCGTCCCGACCCGTGGCTGTGGCTGCCGGCGGCGGCGCTGCTGTTGCTCGGGCTGCTGATGGTGCTGAACACGACGTACTTTCTCGGCATCGAGAAAAAAGGCGACGGCTTCCATTTCTTCAAGCTTCACCTGGCGCACATCGCGGCCGGCCTCATCATTTTGATGCTGCTGTCGCAATTCTCGGTGGCGGGTCTGCGGCGAATCGTGATGCCGTTGTTTATCGTGTCGCTCGTGATGCTGGCGCTGCTCTACGTTCCGGGGCTCGGGCTGACAAAGGGCGGCGCGCGGCGATGGCTCAAGCTGGGGCCGGTGGTCGCGGAACCGTCGGAGCTGGTTAAATTCGCGCTGGTGTTTTTTCTCGCCAGGTTCCTGAGCAAGCGGCAGGAGCGGATTCGCGAGTTCAAGCATGGGCCGCTGGCGGTTTTTCTGATCGTCGGGCCGATCACGCTGATGATTCTGAAGCAGCCGGACTTCGGCAGTACCGTGATGATCGCGCTGATTCTGTTCGCGATGCTGTGGGCGGCGGGCGCGCGCTGGCAGCATCTTGCGGCCGCGGGCAGCGGGGCAATCGGCCTGTTGGTGTTCCAGGCGGCGGCGAAATCGTACCGCATGAAGCGGCTGACGACGTTTCTCGATCCATGGTCGGTCGCGCGCGGCGCCGGCTTCCAGTTGGTGCAATCGTTCATCGCGCTCGGCGAAGGAGGCAAGTGGGGCGTAGGTCTCGGCGCGGGACGGCAGAAGATGTTCTATCTGCCGGAGGCGCACACCGATTTTGTTTTCGCGGTGGTTGGCGAGGAGTTCGGCCTGGTCGGGGCGGCCGTTGTGATCGCGCTCTTCCTGGTGATTCTGTTTCGGGGGATGCGAATCGCGCACGACGAGCCCGATCCGTTCGCGAGCTTGCTGGCCGTGGGACTGACCGCGCTGCTCTCGATTCAAGCGCTGATCAACATGTCGGTGGTGATCGGACTGATCCCGACCAAGGGGCTGCCGCTGCCGTTCCTGAGTTACGGCGGCACTTCGATCATCATCGCGATGGCGGCGTTGGGCGCGCTCCTGGCGCTCGGACGCCGGCCGGCGGTGCGATGA
- the mraZ gene encoding division/cell wall cluster transcriptional repressor MraZ: MFNGRFDHSIDEKGRVSIPARFREVLQRENHDRLYITNFPFDGERCLALYPPSQWETLNAHLRTKPRFDPRVQVFETLIIGGAHEVPVDRQGRILIPPKLREYAALDREVTFSARQDHFQLWDKQILEKVLKATEEKILDPEFFSKLGL, translated from the coding sequence GTGTTCAACGGTCGGTTCGACCATTCGATCGATGAGAAAGGGAGGGTGAGTATCCCTGCCCGGTTTCGCGAAGTTCTCCAGCGCGAGAATCACGATCGTCTTTATATCACCAATTTCCCGTTCGACGGAGAGCGTTGCCTGGCGCTGTATCCGCCGAGTCAGTGGGAGACGCTCAACGCGCATCTGCGAACCAAGCCGAGATTCGATCCGCGGGTGCAGGTGTTCGAGACGCTGATCATCGGCGGAGCGCATGAGGTGCCCGTGGATCGGCAGGGACGGATTCTGATTCCGCCCAAGCTGCGCGAATATGCGGCGCTCGATCGCGAGGTGACGTTTTCGGCGCGGCAGGATCATTTTCAACTTTGGGACAAGCAGATCCTCGAGAAGGTTTTGAAGGCCACCGAGGAGAAGATATTGGATCCGGAATTTTTTTCGAAGCTGGGTCTGTGA
- the mraY gene encoding phospho-N-acetylmuramoyl-pentapeptide-transferase — MLYLLLYPLHKYYSGFNALRYETLRSVLAGLAALALSLALGPILIDRFRTLRIGQTIREVVPPAHQKKAGTPTMGGLLIVASMLAATLLLANILNPYVWIAIFVTLTFGAIGFSDDYLKLTRGKGMGLSGPAKLAWSFSCAFIAAAWLFLYLGFDTHLTVPFLKNVHPDLHWWFYIPFAMVVIVGCSHAVNLTDGLDGLAIGPVMTVAFTYWTFTYVAGNIKFASYLQIPYIANVGEVAIFCASVIAASLGFLWFNAYPASMMMGDVGALALGGALGTVAVLAKQELALVIAGGVFVAEAVSTIIQRYYFKATHERFFLMAPLHHHFELQGIPETVVVIRFWIVSIVCALVALSTLKLR, encoded by the coding sequence ATGCTCTACCTGCTGCTCTACCCCCTGCACAAATATTATTCCGGCTTCAATGCGCTCAGGTACGAGACGCTGCGATCGGTCCTGGCCGGGCTGGCGGCGCTGGCGCTGTCGTTGGCTCTGGGACCGATTCTGATCGACCGGTTCCGCACGCTGCGTATCGGTCAGACGATTCGCGAAGTCGTTCCGCCGGCGCATCAAAAGAAAGCCGGCACGCCGACGATGGGCGGTCTGCTGATCGTGGCGTCGATGCTGGCGGCGACGCTGCTGCTCGCCAACATCCTCAATCCGTACGTCTGGATCGCGATCTTCGTGACCCTGACCTTCGGCGCGATCGGTTTCAGCGACGACTACCTCAAGCTCACGCGCGGCAAAGGAATGGGACTGAGCGGCCCGGCCAAGCTGGCCTGGTCATTTTCGTGCGCGTTCATCGCGGCGGCGTGGCTGTTCCTGTATCTCGGCTTCGACACGCATCTGACGGTGCCGTTCCTGAAGAACGTTCATCCCGATCTGCACTGGTGGTTTTATATCCCGTTCGCGATGGTCGTGATCGTGGGATGCTCGCATGCGGTGAACCTGACCGACGGACTCGACGGTCTCGCGATTGGACCCGTGATGACCGTCGCGTTCACCTACTGGACGTTCACCTACGTCGCCGGCAACATCAAGTTCGCCAGCTACCTGCAGATACCGTATATCGCCAACGTCGGCGAGGTTGCGATTTTCTGCGCGTCGGTGATCGCCGCGTCGCTTGGCTTCCTGTGGTTCAACGCGTACCCGGCTTCGATGATGATGGGCGACGTGGGCGCGCTGGCGCTGGGCGGGGCGCTCGGAACGGTGGCGGTGCTGGCCAAGCAGGAACTGGCGCTGGTAATAGCCGGCGGAGTGTTCGTCGCAGAGGCGGTGTCAACGATCATTCAGCGCTACTATTTCAAGGCGACGCATGAGCGGTTTTTCCTGATGGCGCCGCTGCACCATCATTTTGAACTCCAGGGCATCCCCGAAACCGTGGTCGTGATCAGATTCTGGATTGTGTCGATCGTGTGTGCGCTGGTCGCACTGAGCACGCTGAAGCTGCGTTGA
- a CDS encoding family 16 glycoside hydrolase, whose product MKTGNSWLRSAAVVAAGIVMTVLVISPAAHSRQKKKAVATPTATLTPTATPTPEVHVWDFDQDKAGAVPAGWKPLEGDWQVIADPSAPSKPNTFGLPAGRLLKSLTSALEYYPMAIQTDPTEYSDFTLEAQFKSAGGRFDCSGGLIFRYVDDKNFYLLSAGCPSDYFALSRMTNGQLVSLKQSVVPTDKDTWYRLKVTVQSGHFMCYDDDKMIFDFDEHKIAKGKVGLWARDDSQAQFDDVKITVLAPDDSAASAAPAAPAASPSP is encoded by the coding sequence ATGAAGACGGGAAATTCTTGGCTGCGAAGCGCCGCAGTCGTCGCAGCAGGCATAGTAATGACGGTGCTGGTCATCAGCCCTGCCGCTCATTCAAGGCAAAAAAAGAAAGCGGTCGCGACACCGACCGCCACCCTGACGCCGACCGCCACGCCGACCCCTGAAGTTCACGTGTGGGATTTCGATCAGGACAAAGCCGGGGCAGTGCCCGCGGGATGGAAACCGCTTGAAGGCGATTGGCAGGTGATTGCCGATCCGAGCGCGCCGAGCAAGCCCAATACATTCGGCTTGCCCGCCGGCCGTCTGCTCAAGTCGCTGACCAGCGCGCTCGAGTATTACCCAATGGCAATTCAAACCGATCCGACTGAGTATTCCGACTTTACTCTCGAAGCTCAGTTCAAATCTGCCGGCGGACGCTTCGATTGCTCCGGCGGTCTCATTTTCCGCTACGTTGACGACAAAAATTTCTACCTGCTTTCTGCGGGATGCCCCAGCGATTACTTCGCGCTGTCGCGGATGACCAACGGGCAGCTCGTCTCGCTCAAGCAGAGCGTCGTGCCGACCGACAAGGACACCTGGTACCGGCTCAAGGTCACGGTGCAGAGCGGGCACTTCATGTGTTACGACGATGACAAGATGATCTTCGATTTCGACGAACACAAAATAGCCAAAGGCAAAGTCGGACTCTGGGCGCGCGACGATTCGCAGGCGCAATTCGACGACGTGAAGATCACGGTCCTTGCCCCAGACGATAGCGCAGCGAGCGCCGCGCCGGCCGCGCCCGCCGCGTCACCGTCGCCGTAG
- a CDS encoding penicillin-binding transpeptidase domain-containing protein: MNTSFKQRRTRIGALTLALAALFGLAVIRLVVLVAIYGPRLNSLARHEHTGETELAAVRGPIVDRNGEPLALSAETRSVYARPRRVLESSTRAERLKLAAVLMMLPISLESKLNKDAPFVWLERRISPDRAQAAEALGIDGIGTISEYKRFYPESNLAASVVGLAGMDGQGLSGLELQYDKLARGEAVELSFYRDALGHPIFDSPLALKAPEPGAQLELTIDSSIQSLAEAELAAEVVQSGAKRGSAIVLDPFTGEVIAMANVSAGGAGVHDRLHNPAVEDAFEPGSTMKGVLGSIALADHAITLDRQFYCEDGHFTIGRRTIHDHSRHGWLNLGGIIEVSSNIGAAKIALTLGSDRYYEGLRAFGIGSRTGIDLPGEASGLLSKPAGWKEIDLANHGFGQGVAVTPIQLAVAYAAIANGGNIIRPYVVRAAYDAQGRAILTHTPQVLHRAIAPDIAHQMNLLLRNVVMSDGGTAAKARVDGFIVAGKTGTAQMVNPENGAYYQNRHVSSFVGFLPADDPRLLILVALYDVGHEHFGGLIAAPVFSEIAQGAVRDLNITAPSQPYDTAGMIPMPDFGKDSAGRNSDPKTAAAAAAEVDDYLPVLTGSKLTRATPNFAGLSLRRAMELARISRVNVDVHGGGYVVAQEPGAGAPLNHSTVKLTLAPIVADSEAGAAMATQSGVVPASYFSAAGGLAGRK; this comes from the coding sequence GTGAATACATCGTTCAAGCAGCGGCGCACTCGCATCGGAGCACTCACGCTCGCGCTGGCGGCGCTGTTCGGTCTCGCGGTAATCCGGCTGGTGGTGCTGGTGGCGATATATGGGCCGCGATTGAACTCGCTCGCCCGCCACGAACATACCGGAGAGACCGAACTCGCGGCGGTGCGCGGACCGATCGTCGATCGCAACGGCGAGCCGCTCGCGCTATCGGCCGAGACCCGGTCGGTTTACGCGCGGCCGCGCCGGGTGCTCGAGTCAAGCACCCGGGCCGAGCGGTTGAAGCTCGCGGCAGTCCTGATGATGCTGCCGATTTCGCTCGAATCCAAGCTGAACAAGGACGCGCCGTTCGTCTGGCTCGAGCGTCGAATCTCGCCGGACAGGGCGCAGGCCGCGGAAGCGCTCGGAATCGACGGTATCGGCACGATCAGCGAATACAAGCGGTTTTACCCGGAGAGCAACCTGGCCGCGTCGGTGGTGGGGTTGGCGGGGATGGATGGCCAGGGGCTCTCCGGGTTGGAGTTGCAATACGACAAGCTGGCGCGGGGCGAAGCGGTCGAGCTGAGCTTCTATCGTGACGCGCTCGGCCATCCGATTTTCGACAGCCCGCTGGCGCTCAAGGCGCCGGAGCCGGGCGCGCAGCTCGAGCTGACGATCGATTCGTCGATCCAATCGCTGGCCGAAGCCGAGTTGGCGGCGGAAGTAGTTCAGAGCGGCGCGAAGCGCGGCAGCGCAATTGTGCTCGATCCGTTTACCGGCGAAGTGATCGCGATGGCCAACGTCAGCGCCGGCGGAGCCGGCGTCCACGACCGTCTGCACAACCCGGCGGTGGAGGATGCGTTCGAGCCGGGCTCGACGATGAAGGGAGTTCTCGGCTCGATCGCGCTGGCCGATCACGCGATCACGCTCGATCGCCAATTCTACTGCGAGGACGGTCACTTCACGATCGGCCGGCGCACCATCCACGATCACAGCCGTCACGGATGGCTCAATCTCGGCGGAATAATCGAAGTGTCGTCGAACATCGGCGCGGCGAAGATCGCCTTGACGCTCGGCTCGGACCGCTACTACGAGGGACTGCGCGCATTTGGAATCGGATCGCGCACCGGAATCGATTTGCCCGGCGAAGCGTCGGGGCTGCTCAGCAAACCGGCCGGATGGAAAGAAATAGACCTTGCCAATCACGGTTTTGGGCAGGGCGTGGCGGTCACGCCGATTCAGCTCGCGGTGGCGTACGCGGCGATCGCCAACGGTGGAAATATCATCCGCCCGTACGTGGTGAGGGCTGCTTACGACGCGCAGGGCCGCGCGATTCTTACGCATACGCCGCAAGTGCTCCATCGCGCGATTGCGCCCGATATCGCGCATCAGATGAACCTCCTGCTGCGCAACGTAGTGATGTCCGACGGCGGCACCGCGGCCAAGGCGCGGGTTGACGGGTTTATCGTGGCGGGCAAGACCGGCACGGCGCAGATGGTGAATCCGGAAAACGGCGCCTACTATCAGAATCGCCACGTGTCGTCGTTCGTGGGATTCTTGCCCGCCGACGATCCGCGCCTCCTGATCCTGGTGGCGTTGTACGATGTGGGCCACGAACATTTCGGCGGATTGATCGCGGCGCCGGTGTTCAGCGAAATCGCGCAGGGCGCGGTTCGTGATTTGAATATCACCGCGCCCAGTCAGCCCTACGATACAGCCGGCATGATCCCGATGCCCGATTTCGGCAAGGATTCGGCGGGCCGGAATTCGGACCCGAAGACCGCGGCTGCGGCGGCCGCCGAGGTGGACGACTATCTGCCCGTGCTGACGGGTTCGAAACTGACGCGGGCGACGCCCAATTTCGCGGGCTTAAGTCTCAGGCGTGCGATGGAGCTGGCGCGAATCTCGCGGGTCAACGTCGATGTGCATGGCGGCGGCTACGTGGTCGCGCAGGAGCCGGGCGCCGGCGCGCCGCTCAATCATTCGACGGTGAAACTGACGCTCGCGCCGATTGTCGCGGACAGTGAAGCCGGCGCGGCAATGGCCACGCAGTCCGGCGTCGTTCCCGCGTCGTATTTCAGCGCCGCCGGCGGGCTGGCCGGGCGAAAGTGA
- the murG gene encoding undecaprenyldiphospho-muramoylpentapeptide beta-N-acetylglucosaminyltransferase, whose amino-acid sequence MKVIIAGGGTGGHLFPAVALGEELIRERPGIEVLFVGTSAGLEAKWLPKSGHRYELFQMHGIRGHSAIERARASVEFIRAIGLGLSLIRRFRPSIVVSAGGYASASMGAAAIMTRTPLVLMEQNTRPGLANRMLARFADKICVGFSDSAAYFSSSKVAVTGNPTRFEYQPDRSRREAGQLQILVLGGSSGAHRLNIGVVGAFKICGKSVINLNVVHQTGEADEELVRSAYREMGFAAEVAPFIDDVADALHRADLVIARSGAMTVTDIALGARAAIFVPYPFHKDLQQLHNARVIEKRGGAIIVRDDEQLASNLARELEALIRNPARLDEMGLRAHQAAHPDAARHVARICFEVAEKAAA is encoded by the coding sequence ATGAAGGTGATAATCGCAGGCGGCGGCACCGGAGGACATCTTTTCCCGGCGGTCGCGCTGGGCGAGGAACTGATTCGCGAGCGTCCCGGCATCGAGGTGCTGTTTGTCGGCACGAGCGCGGGTCTCGAGGCGAAGTGGTTGCCGAAGAGCGGGCACAGGTACGAATTATTCCAGATGCACGGAATTCGCGGGCATAGCGCGATCGAGCGGGCGCGCGCGTCGGTGGAATTTATTCGCGCGATTGGGCTCGGGCTGTCGCTGATCAGGCGCTTTCGTCCGAGCATTGTGGTGAGCGCGGGTGGATATGCGTCGGCGTCGATGGGTGCGGCGGCGATCATGACGCGGACACCGTTGGTGTTGATGGAACAGAACACGCGGCCGGGTCTGGCGAATCGGATGCTGGCGAGATTCGCGGACAAGATCTGCGTCGGCTTCAGCGACAGCGCGGCTTATTTCAGTTCTTCTAAAGTCGCGGTCACGGGCAATCCGACCCGCTTTGAATACCAGCCTGACCGATCGCGCCGGGAGGCTGGGCAATTACAAATCCTTGTTTTAGGCGGTTCATCGGGAGCGCATCGCCTCAACATTGGTGTTGTAGGGGCTTTCAAAATCTGCGGAAAAAGTGTTATAAATTTGAACGTTGTCCACCAGACCGGGGAGGCGGATGAGGAGTTGGTGAGGAGTGCATACCGCGAAATGGGGTTCGCGGCTGAGGTGGCGCCGTTTATCGACGACGTCGCCGACGCCCTGCATCGCGCCGATCTGGTTATCGCGCGTTCAGGCGCGATGACGGTCACGGACATTGCTCTTGGCGCGCGTGCGGCCATTTTTGTGCCTTATCCGTTCCATAAGGATTTGCAACAACTGCACAACGCGCGCGTGATTGAAAAGCGCGGCGGAGCGATAATAGTTCGCGACGACGAGCAGCTTGCATCCAATCTCGCGCGCGAACTCGAGGCACTGATCCGGAATCCGGCGCGGCTGGACGAGATGGGTCTGCGGGCGCATCAGGCGGCGCATCCGGACGCAGCTCGCCACGTAGCCAGAATATGTTTTGAAGTTGCGGAGAAAGCAGCAGCGTGA
- the murD gene encoding UDP-N-acetylmuramoyl-L-alanine--D-glutamate ligase has protein sequence MELSDKRVMVVGLGVSGVAAARFLASRGAKLVMTDRRVGVERGKLPAGALKLGPEDPVWMDDIDLVVTSPGVPRDSILLRAATERRIPVIGEIELAGRFLQAPIAAVTGTNGKSTVVVLLGEILKASGRRTFVGGNLGTPLIDAVDGEWEVAVAEVSSFQLEWIEKFRPHAGVHLNLSDDHLDRYRDLADYGRAKARLFENQQASDYAILNRDDLNVWKLANRVRSRVIGFGCARGESGASIWFDHRSNAIVFDLDFDAARRGRISLEGFRLRGRHNLSNAMAASAAALALGVEAEEIERALASFRGLAHRIEVVHARGGVTYIDDSKGTNVGAVVEAIDAIAGPIILIAGGLDKGGDYAPLRRPLGEKVKLAILNGAARDKMAAALEGATQIELVATLKEAVEHAARAARPGDTVLLSPACSSFDQFKDYAERGNVYKELVRAL, from the coding sequence ATGGAACTGTCGGACAAGCGCGTGATGGTGGTGGGACTGGGAGTCAGCGGAGTCGCCGCGGCGCGGTTCCTTGCCTCGCGCGGCGCGAAACTCGTGATGACGGATCGACGTGTCGGCGTCGAGCGCGGCAAACTGCCTGCAGGCGCGCTGAAACTGGGACCCGAAGATCCGGTCTGGATGGACGACATCGACCTGGTCGTCACGAGTCCGGGAGTACCACGCGATTCGATTCTGCTGCGGGCTGCGACCGAGCGGAGAATTCCGGTAATTGGAGAAATCGAACTCGCCGGCCGCTTCCTCCAGGCGCCAATCGCCGCGGTCACCGGCACCAACGGCAAGAGCACGGTCGTGGTGCTCCTGGGCGAGATTTTGAAGGCATCGGGTCGGCGCACGTTCGTCGGCGGCAACCTGGGCACGCCGCTAATCGACGCGGTCGACGGCGAGTGGGAAGTCGCGGTCGCCGAGGTGTCGAGTTTCCAGCTCGAATGGATCGAGAAATTCCGGCCGCACGCCGGTGTGCATCTGAATCTGAGCGACGATCACCTCGATCGCTATCGCGATCTCGCCGACTACGGGCGCGCGAAAGCGCGGTTGTTCGAAAACCAGCAGGCTTCGGACTACGCAATTCTGAATCGCGATGATCTCAATGTATGGAAGCTCGCCAACCGCGTGCGCTCGCGAGTGATCGGCTTCGGCTGCGCCCGCGGCGAATCGGGGGCGTCGATTTGGTTCGACCATCGATCAAACGCGATCGTTTTCGATTTGGATTTCGACGCCGCGCGTCGCGGGCGAATCAGCCTTGAAGGATTTCGCCTGCGTGGGCGGCACAACCTATCCAACGCGATGGCGGCGTCGGCAGCGGCGCTCGCGCTTGGTGTCGAGGCTGAAGAAATCGAACGCGCGCTCGCGTCGTTTCGCGGGCTGGCGCATCGAATCGAAGTCGTCCATGCCCGTGGCGGCGTGACTTATATCGACGACTCGAAGGGGACCAACGTCGGCGCAGTGGTCGAGGCGATCGATGCGATCGCGGGGCCGATAATTCTGATCGCGGGCGGTCTCGACAAGGGCGGAGATTACGCGCCGCTGAGGCGGCCGCTCGGCGAGAAGGTCAAGCTTGCGATTTTGAACGGAGCGGCGCGGGACAAGATGGCGGCGGCGCTCGAAGGTGCGACGCAGATCGAATTGGTGGCGACTCTCAAAGAGGCGGTCGAACATGCGGCGCGCGCGGCGCGCCCGGGTGACACGGTGCTGCTGTCGCCGGCGTGCTCGAGCTTCGATCAGTTCAAGGACTATGCGGAACGCGGCAACGTATATAAAGAGCTGGTTCGGGCGCTTTGA
- the rsmH gene encoding 16S rRNA (cytosine(1402)-N(4))-methyltransferase RsmH, with translation MNLAAIHEDDAADRRHVPVMVEAVCGLLSAHGPLAFVDVTVGTGGHAEAMLRATGARMLGLDRDGAALAVARERLAQFGDRVVLERADFGEVAAVMKQHGFDGADAMLADLGMSSYALDDPQRGFSFRLDGPLDMRMDNRQAIRAQDIVNEESADELARIIYAYGEERASRRIARMIVEARRRRPIETTGELRAIVERALGAHRRGGAHPATRTFQALRIAVNHEMESLAALLRDGPAMLNPGGRMLVISYHSLEDRPVKERFRELVRAGGYTAIARKVIKPSSSETSRNSRARSAKVRCIERSAP, from the coding sequence ATGAATCTGGCGGCGATACACGAAGACGACGCGGCGGACCGGAGGCATGTGCCGGTGATGGTGGAGGCGGTGTGCGGGCTGTTGTCCGCACACGGTCCGCTCGCGTTCGTCGACGTGACGGTCGGCACCGGAGGGCATGCCGAGGCGATGCTGCGCGCGACCGGGGCGCGGATGCTCGGGCTGGATCGCGACGGGGCGGCATTGGCAGTCGCGCGCGAGCGGCTGGCGCAGTTCGGCGATCGCGTGGTGCTGGAGCGGGCGGACTTCGGCGAAGTCGCGGCCGTGATGAAGCAACACGGCTTCGATGGCGCCGACGCGATGCTCGCCGACCTGGGCATGAGCAGCTACGCGCTCGACGATCCGCAGCGTGGCTTTTCATTTCGGCTCGACGGTCCGCTCGACATGCGGATGGATAATCGGCAGGCGATCCGCGCGCAAGACATCGTCAATGAAGAGAGCGCCGACGAGCTCGCGCGCATCATCTATGCCTACGGCGAGGAGCGGGCGTCGCGGCGGATAGCGAGGATGATCGTCGAGGCGCGCCGGCGCCGTCCGATCGAGACCACGGGCGAATTGCGCGCGATCGTCGAGCGCGCGCTGGGAGCGCATCGCCGCGGCGGAGCGCATCCTGCCACCCGCACCTTCCAGGCGCTTCGAATCGCGGTGAATCACGAGATGGAAAGTCTCGCGGCGCTGCTGCGCGACGGCCCGGCGATGCTGAATCCGGGCGGCCGGATGCTGGTTATTTCGTATCATTCGCTCGAAGACCGTCCGGTCAAGGAGCGCTTTCGGGAGTTGGTGCGCGCCGGTGGCTACACGGCGATTGCGCGCAAGGTGATCAAGCCGTCGTCGTCGGAAACTTCGCGCAATTCGCGCGCGCGCAGCGCAAAGGTCCGATGCATCGAACGGAGCGCACCATGA
- a CDS encoding UDP-N-acetylmuramoyl-L-alanyl-D-glutamate--2,6-diaminopimelate ligase, which yields MKLGELLKGLDLRRIDGDLNVEITGLSYDSRQTRPGHLYFSTARDPKRNRANIDDALNRGARAVVVGGWDGATARPAVTLVESERPRLLMGAAASRFFGAPSERVDLIGITGTSGKTTTSYILASIFEAAGMPAGIIGTIGIFIAGMKIYSGLTTPESIDFESALAQMEREGVRHAVAEVSSIGLAEGRVDALSFRACMFTNLGRDHLDYHATIEDYFAAKLRLFTEILPRSRRADTVAVVRGDDPFGQRVLESVKGSKISFGLDRSLDVHPEKFDADLSGLRATLSVLGKKIEIDSPLIGEINLLNILGASALSAALGVESGAVADGVRRCPGAPGRLEAIPAKPGVTVLVDYAHKPDALEAVLTALRRIGAGRIICVFGCGGDRDRGKRPIMGEIAGRLADLPVLTSDNPRSEDPMAIIAEVEQGLIAAGRARIGSPKKLEIASMRGGYIVEPDRRSAIAIALRIAAAGDAVLIAGKGHEDYQLVAGRVLPFDDRVVVREIAAQLGGGQS from the coding sequence GTGAAACTTGGTGAATTGCTCAAAGGACTCGACCTCCGTCGAATCGACGGCGACCTGAACGTGGAAATCACGGGCCTCAGCTACGACTCGCGTCAGACGAGGCCCGGTCATCTGTACTTCTCGACCGCCCGCGACCCAAAGCGGAACCGGGCGAACATTGACGATGCATTAAACCGTGGGGCGCGCGCTGTGGTGGTTGGGGGATGGGATGGTGCAACGGCGCGCCCCGCGGTGACCCTGGTCGAGAGCGAGCGGCCGCGTCTGCTGATGGGCGCGGCCGCGTCGCGTTTCTTCGGTGCGCCGAGCGAGCGCGTCGATTTGATCGGCATCACCGGAACCAGCGGCAAGACCACCACCAGCTACATCCTGGCGTCGATTTTCGAGGCGGCCGGCATGCCCGCCGGGATCATCGGCACGATTGGTATTTTCATCGCCGGGATGAAAATCTACAGCGGACTCACCACGCCCGAGTCGATCGACTTCGAGTCGGCGCTGGCGCAAATGGAGCGCGAGGGCGTGCGGCACGCGGTCGCGGAAGTGTCGTCGATTGGCCTCGCCGAAGGGCGGGTCGATGCGCTGAGCTTTCGCGCGTGCATGTTCACCAACCTGGGCCGCGACCATCTCGACTATCACGCGACGATCGAGGATTACTTCGCGGCGAAGCTGCGCCTGTTCACTGAGATACTGCCGCGCAGCCGGCGCGCAGACACCGTCGCGGTGGTGCGCGGCGACGATCCGTTCGGCCAACGCGTGCTCGAATCGGTCAAGGGCTCGAAAATAAGCTTCGGGCTGGACCGCTCGCTCGACGTGCATCCCGAGAAATTCGACGCGGACTTGAGCGGACTTCGCGCGACGCTGTCGGTGCTCGGCAAAAAAATCGAAATCGATTCGCCGCTGATCGGCGAAATCAATTTGCTCAATATCCTGGGCGCGTCGGCTCTGTCGGCGGCCCTGGGTGTCGAATCAGGGGCGGTGGCGGATGGGGTGCGGCGATGCCCAGGGGCCCCCGGCAGACTCGAAGCGATACCGGCGAAACCCGGGGTCACGGTGCTGGTCGATTACGCGCACAAGCCCGACGCGTTGGAGGCGGTGCTGACGGCGCTCCGTCGCATCGGCGCGGGCAGGATCATCTGCGTGTTTGGATGCGGCGGAGACCGCGACCGCGGCAAGCGGCCGATCATGGGTGAAATTGCGGGAAGGCTCGCCGATCTCCCGGTGCTGACCTCCGACAATCCGCGCAGCGAAGATCCGATGGCGATAATTGCCGAGGTCGAGCAGGGATTGATCGCGGCGGGACGTGCGCGAATCGGCAGTCCGAAAAAACTTGAGATTGCTTCGATGCGTGGCGGATATATCGTGGAGCCGGATCGGCGCAGCGCGATCGCTATCGCGCTCAGAATCGCGGCGGCGGGCGACGCGGTTTTGATCGCGGGCAAGGGGCACGAGGACTATCAGTTGGTGGCGGGGCGCGTACTCCCGTTCGACGATCGGGTCGTCGTCCGCGAGATTGCAGCGCAACTCGGCGGCGGGCAGAGTTGA